The sequence CCAGCATGACCTTGCGCGCTTCCCGCGCCGCCTGGATCACGGCGTTGCCGACGCGGTGCGTGGCCCGGCTGGCGAAGGTGCCCATGCAGTGCGGGCCGGTGTCGGTATCGGCGGTGTCGATCAGCACGTTCTCGAAGGGCACGCCCAGCGCCTCGGCCCCGATCTGAGCGATGACGGTCTTCAAGCCCTGGCCCAAATCGGTGCTGGACAACGAGATCACAAAAGTGCCGGTGGTGGTGGCGTGGATCAGCGCCTGGCTGGGGTCGCCGCCCAGGTTCATGCCGGTGGGATAGTTGACGGCGGCGATGCCGGTGCCGCGCAGCTTGCCCGGTGACGATGGGACTGATGACGAAGGACGAAGGACGAAGGACGGATTTCGCTCTTCGTCCTTCGTCTTTGGTTCCTTCGCTGCGCTCAAGGACAAGCTATCGTCCACAGCCCATGAACTCATCGCCCGCAAATGCTCCGGCAATTCGTGGCCCACCAGCTCCGCCGCCGCCTGCATGGCCTCGATCAGCGTGGCGTCCTCGACCACTTTGCCATACGGGCGGATGTCGCCGTTGCGGTAGGCGTTGCGGAAACGGATTTCCCATGGATCCAGGCCGACGACCTCGGCGATCTTGTCCATCTGCGCTTCGATAGCGAACGAGGCTGGGGTGACGCCGAACCCGCGCATGGCGCTGCTCGGTTGGCGGTTGGTGTAGACGCAGTGAGCGTCGATGGAGACGTTGGGGATGGAGTACGGGCCGGTGAGATTGGCGGCGTGCTTGGTCACGGCATAGGGCGAATGGCGGTTGTAGGCTCCGGCGTCGTGGTAGCTGACCACCTGCCGGGCGATGATCCGGCCATCTTTCATCACCCCATCCTTGTAATACATCCGCCAGGCCGCGCGCGTGGACGAGACGCGCATCTCCTCTTCCCGGCTGTAGCGATACTTGACCGGGCGGCCGGTCTTCATCGCCGCCAGGATGGCGACCGGCTCGACGATGACATCGACCTTGCCGCCAAAGCCGCCGCCCACCGTGCCGCCCACGAAATGCAGCTTGTTGAACGGCGCTTGCAAGATGAGGGCGCTGTTGTCGAGGCTGAAGAACAGGGCCTGGGTGTTGGTGAACACGGTGTAGCGGCCATCCGCTTCGGGCCGGACGACGCAGCCGGTGGTCTCGGTGGGCGCGTGCTCGATGGGGCTGGTGCGGTAGCAGGTCTCGACGATGTGATCGGCCTGGGCGAAGGCGGTCTCGACATCGCCGAAGCGAATCTTGCGACAGGGATTGGCCTGGCCGTGCTCGTAATCGTAGATAAAGTGGTTCGTCCCCCAGGGTTTGAGGATGGGTGCGCCGGGCTGCAGCGCCTCCTCCACATCGAACACCGCCGGGAGTTCCTCCAAATCCAGGCGGACGCGCGAGGCCGCTTCCGTCGCCGCCTCCTCGGTCTCGGCCAGGATGGCAGCGATCTGCTCGCCCTTCCACAGCACTTTGTCCTGCGCCAGCACCGGCTCATCGTCGGGGCCGACGCCGATCAAGCAGAGGATGGTGTAGATGTTTTTGGGCACGTCGCTCCAGGTCAGGGCGCGCACGAAGCCCGGCACCTTCTCGGCCTCGGAGAAATCGATGTTTTTGATCAGGCCGTGGTGGATGGGGCTGCGCACCATTTTCAGGTGCAGCATGTCCCGAAACTGGATGTCGTCGATGTATTGCGTCTTGCCGGTGACGTGGCCCAGGCCATCGCGGCGGGCCACCGATTGGCCGACGACTTTCAGGGTCGCGTCCTGAGCCTGTTGAAGGATGGGCGTGGTCATGGCTGGCCTCCGTTCATTTTGTGCGCAGCAGCTTCGACGGCCTGAATGATCGGCTCGTAGCCGGTGCAGCGGCAGAGGTTGCCGGAGATGGCGGCGACGATCTCATCCCGGCTGGGATGCGGGTTGTGGTCGAGCAGGGCTTTCGAGACCATGATCATGCCAGAGGTGCAGTAGCCGCACTGGATGGCGAAGTGCTCGAAGAAAGCTTCCTGCAAGGGATGCAAGCCCTCGGTCGGGGTGAGACCTTCGAGCGTGGTCACGGCCCGCCCTGCCACATCCTCGATCGGCAGCAGGCACGAGGCCATTGGTTCGCCATCGACGAGCACCGTGCAGCTGCCGCAACCACCCTGCTTGCACCCGGCCTTCGTCGCCGTGTACCCCAGCGACTCGCGCAGCACCGTTTGCAGCGTCATGAGCGGTTTGACCATGACCTCGGTCTCGCGGCCATTCAATTGGAAACTGACTATTTTGGCTGGCATTTCGTTCTTCTCACGACAATCCGTGAACACAAAGGCACGAAGCCCACAAAGTTGGACACAAAGCCTTTTTCCTTCTTTGTGTTACTTTCGTGTCCTTTGTGCCTTCGTGTTTATCTTTTTCATTGGCTGATCTGCGAAAGAGCGCGACCCACTTGCACTTTGACCATGCGGCGGCGATACCATTCGCTGGCGACGCCGTCGGTGAATGGCTCGGATTCTTCGGCGGCGAGGGCGGCGGCTGCGGCGATGCTGGTATCGCTCATCTCCCGGCCTTCCAGGCTGGCCTCGGCCTTGCGCGCCCGGATGGGATGCGGCCCCGCCGCGCCCAGGGCCAGCCTCGCCTGCTGCACCCGACCGCCATTGAGTACGACATGGGCGGCGACGGTGACGATGGCGGGCGTGTTGGCGTGCTTGCGGCCGTACTTGACGAAGGCCGTGCGTCCGGCCGGGACCGGAACCATGATCTCGGCCAGCAATTCGTCCGCAGCCAGGGCCGTCTGCATGAAGCCGGACCAGAACGAGGCCAGGGGCACGATCCGCTCGCCGCCCGCCCGCGCCAACTTCACCTGCGCATTCAGTGCCAACAGGGCCACGGCGAAGTCACCGGCCGGCGGCGGCACGAACAGATTGCCGCCGGCCGTGCCCATGTTGCGGATCGTCCAGGTGGCGGTGTGGCGGGCG comes from Caldilineales bacterium and encodes:
- a CDS encoding xanthine dehydrogenase family protein molybdopterin-binding subunit, which produces MTTPILQQAQDATLKVVGQSVARRDGLGHVTGKTQYIDDIQFRDMLHLKMVRSPIHHGLIKNIDFSEAEKVPGFVRALTWSDVPKNIYTILCLIGVGPDDEPVLAQDKVLWKGEQIAAILAETEEAATEAASRVRLDLEELPAVFDVEEALQPGAPILKPWGTNHFIYDYEHGQANPCRKIRFGDVETAFAQADHIVETCYRTSPIEHAPTETTGCVVRPEADGRYTVFTNTQALFFSLDNSALILQAPFNKLHFVGGTVGGGFGGKVDVIVEPVAILAAMKTGRPVKYRYSREEEMRVSSTRAAWRMYYKDGVMKDGRIIARQVVSYHDAGAYNRHSPYAVTKHAANLTGPYSIPNVSIDAHCVYTNRQPSSAMRGFGVTPASFAIEAQMDKIAEVVGLDPWEIRFRNAYRNGDIRPYGKVVEDATLIEAMQAAAELVGHELPEHLRAMSSWAVDDSLSLSAAKEPKTKDEERNPSFVLRPSSSVPSSPGKLRGTGIAAVNYPTGMNLGGDPSQALIHATTTGTFVISLSSTDLGQGLKTVIAQIGAEALGVPFENVLIDTADTDTGPHCMGTFASRATHRVGNAVIQAAREARKVMLEVAADELECAPEDLEPDGTGFVRVKGSPEHAIHIVDLALAAHFKYARTISGRGMFMKPKSGVDPDTGAMDPDSTEAHACTVAEVEVDTETGEVTVLSLRSAYEIGQQVNPELVKGQITGGSFMGMAHALYETTAPYYPLPDHNPGSFSDYILPGPAELPQIESVVLEYPSANGPFGVKGVGEMTANSPIPAIINAIHNATGVRLTEIPATPERVLRALESAR
- a CDS encoding (2Fe-2S)-binding protein — protein: MPAKIVSFQLNGRETEVMVKPLMTLQTVLRESLGYTATKAGCKQGGCGSCTVLVDGEPMASCLLPIEDVAGRAVTTLEGLTPTEGLHPLQEAFFEHFAIQCGYCTSGMIMVSKALLDHNPHPSRDEIVAAISGNLCRCTGYEPIIQAVEAAAHKMNGGQP
- a CDS encoding FAD binding domain-containing protein yields the protein MSIQTYFQPRSLAEATSLLAEHGPSLLIMAGGTVVMPLINDGVSTPEKVMGLRQAGLSYVRREDGVVRIGATTPLTQMLDLAAIPLLQEAARHTATWTIRNMGTAGGNLFVPPPAGDFAVALLALNAQVKLARAGGERIVPLASFWSGFMQTALAADELLAEIMVPVPAGRTAFVKYGRKHANTPAIVTVAAHVVLNGGRVQQARLALGAAGPHPIRARKAEASLEGREMSDTSIAAAAALAAEESEPFTDGVASEWYRRRMVKVQVGRALSQISQ